In Ectothiorhodospira sp. BSL-9, a single window of DNA contains:
- a CDS encoding flagellin — translation MAQVINTNIASLNAQRNLNTSQGQLQQALERLSSGLRINSAKDDAAGLSIAERFTSQINGVNQAGRNANDGISFAQTAEGALGELGNITQRIRELAVQSANDTNSAADRRALDQEVQQLIKEANRIASTTQFNGGNVLDGSRLELFFQVGANQGQTIEVDGVDARGSKLGASVREAVPLGAVTDELGIFADGTAGNLDGIVLTGATGAAAAVTSGAAAEFSLTNLDGEGSTKFTWVDASKEPDLNQGEFHSSEDLINAINRASEKTGIQAIGNERVEVNLGGFTAAADRLTINDVAFTLSTSGGGGISTLDDLVTAINSRQAQTDGVIATKNDDDELILTSRASVPINLITDSGGNFSGLANATDARFEAGFTLLGDFDSRISFGDGSEDFVVNNLGFDPTDDGGLSQRTLSEMSVATREDASNAITTADYVLGQVNGLRSVLGAVQNRFETTISNLAITGENLDASRSRIQDADFAAETAALTRGQILQQAGTSVLAQANQLPQSVLQLLQ, via the coding sequence ATGGCACAGGTCATCAACACGAATATCGCCTCGTTGAATGCTCAGCGAAACCTCAACACCAGCCAGGGCCAGCTGCAGCAGGCCCTTGAACGGCTATCCTCCGGATTGCGCATCAACAGCGCCAAGGACGATGCCGCCGGACTGTCCATCGCCGAGCGCTTCACCTCACAGATCAACGGGGTCAATCAGGCAGGACGTAATGCCAACGACGGCATCTCGTTTGCCCAGACGGCCGAAGGGGCTCTAGGCGAGCTTGGCAATATTACCCAGCGCATCCGCGAACTGGCCGTGCAGTCCGCAAACGACACCAACTCCGCCGCCGATCGTCGCGCCCTGGATCAAGAGGTTCAGCAGCTGATCAAGGAAGCCAATCGCATTGCCTCTACCACGCAGTTTAATGGTGGTAATGTGCTGGATGGATCGAGGCTTGAATTGTTTTTCCAGGTGGGTGCAAATCAAGGGCAGACCATTGAAGTGGATGGTGTGGATGCACGGGGTTCCAAATTGGGTGCTTCGGTTAGGGAAGCGGTGCCGCTGGGCGCTGTAACCGACGAACTTGGTATCTTTGCTGACGGCACTGCTGGGAATCTCGACGGAATTGTGTTGACAGGTGCGACTGGCGCGGCAGCAGCTGTTACTTCCGGTGCCGCTGCCGAATTTTCACTCACCAATCTCGATGGGGAAGGCAGCACAAAGTTTACCTGGGTCGACGCAAGTAAAGAGCCAGATCTGAACCAAGGCGAATTCCACTCCTCCGAAGATCTGATCAATGCGATTAACCGAGCTTCTGAGAAGACTGGGATACAGGCGATCGGTAATGAGCGAGTGGAAGTGAATCTAGGGGGATTTACGGCTGCCGCTGACAGATTAACTATCAATGATGTCGCCTTCACTCTGTCGACGAGCGGTGGGGGCGGCATTTCGACTCTTGACGATCTGGTAACTGCCATCAATAGTCGCCAAGCACAAACTGATGGAGTTATCGCCACCAAGAACGATGATGATGAGCTAATTTTAACTTCAAGAGCCAGTGTACCGATTAACTTAATCACTGACTCCGGGGGTAATTTCAGTGGATTGGCGAACGCCACTGACGCACGTTTCGAAGCCGGATTCACCCTGCTGGGCGACTTCGATTCGCGAATCTCCTTCGGTGACGGTAGTGAGGACTTTGTTGTTAATAACCTGGGCTTTGATCCAACCGATGACGGTGGCCTTTCACAAAGAACACTCTCCGAAATGTCCGTAGCAACCAGGGAAGATGCATCCAACGCAATTACCACGGCTGACTATGTGCTCGGACAGGTGAATGGCCTGCGCTCAGTACTTGGCGCAGTTCAGAATCGGTTTGAGACAACGATTTCCAACCTGGCGATTACTGGCGAGAATCTCGATGCCTCCCGCTCCCGTATCCAGGACGCGGACTTCGCAGCGGAAACGGCAGCCCTCACCCGAGGGCAGATCCTGCAGCAGGCTGGCACCTCGGTACTTGCTCAGGCCAATCAGTTACCACAGAGTGTGTTGCAGTTGCTGCAGTAG
- a CDS encoding coiled-coil domain-containing protein produces the protein MTSVIELYEQISSAPDEKTRARLIVEAIEHVERRFPAVNDLATNASLRETELRLQKEIEQLRGDLQKEIEQLRAETRQMEGNPRTEMKQIEDNLRAELRQMEGNLKAEMGRHKVDTIKWTLGALLAHTTLILGGMRYFFG, from the coding sequence ATGACCTCCGTAATCGAACTCTACGAGCAAATCAGCAGCGCCCCGGACGAGAAGACCCGGGCGCGCCTGATCGTGGAAGCCATCGAGCATGTGGAACGCCGTTTCCCGGCCGTGAACGATCTGGCCACCAATGCGTCGCTACGGGAAACTGAACTGCGGTTGCAGAAGGAGATTGAGCAGCTGCGGGGGGATCTCCAGAAAGAGATCGAGCAGTTGCGGGCCGAAACCCGGCAGATGGAAGGCAATCCCAGAACCGAGATGAAGCAGATCGAGGACAATCTCAGGGCCGAGCTGAGGCAGATGGAGGGCAATCTCAAAGCCGAGATGGGGCGCCACAAGGTGGACACCATCAAATGGACCCTGGGCGCCCTGCTGGCCCATACCACCCTTATCCTGGGGGGCATGCGCTATTTCTTCGGCTAA
- a CDS encoding type II toxin-antitoxin system RelE/ParE family toxin codes for MEWKPRALIPYESYRLVYEIDDETVWVLALVHTARRWPPSRE; via the coding sequence ATGGAATGGAAGCCGAGGGCACTGATACCGTACGAAAGCTATCGCCTCGTGTATGAGATCGATGACGAAACCGTGTGGGTGTTGGCCCTGGTACATACCGCCCGGCGGTGGCCGCCATCTCGGGAATAG
- a CDS encoding AAA family ATPase: MPRFFNNAGPTVPADHYAIDPLSRIDWEDLQALIEQKRYFVLHAPRQTGKTTTLLAMMEAINAQGRYACAYANIEGAQAARGNEEKGIPTVCAAIAGAIRHYLKDKTVFSWFNQHREQPPQDQLKQMLEHWSTRSERPTVLFLDEVDALVGDTLISLLRQIRAGYPQRPDAFPQSIVLCGVRDVRDYRLHQEGAQVITGGSAFNIKAESLRMGNFIEDECRSLWQQHTDETGQAFDPAIFPELWEDTRGQPWLVNALGYELTWRFKPARDRSRPLSLEDYRAAREALIQSRTTHLDQLTDKLREPRVQGVMRALLSGQDEDLQDISPDDQQYVEDLGLIETRPQVRISNRIYREVIPRDLTWIMQTRIPNQEQGWYVTPKGHLDMPKLLRAFQQFFREQADAWLERFDYKEAGPQLLMQAFLQRIVNGGGRISREYGLGRKRTDLFIEWPTDPARGFHGPMQRIVIELKLQRGALEGVISQGLVQTASYASQVGADEAHLVIFNRDSKVTWEERIWETERTVEGRCIRVWGT; this comes from the coding sequence ATGCCTCGCTTCTTCAACAATGCCGGTCCCACGGTTCCCGCTGACCACTATGCCATTGATCCCTTGAGTCGCATCGACTGGGAGGATCTGCAGGCGCTGATCGAGCAGAAGCGGTATTTTGTCCTCCATGCCCCGCGCCAGACGGGCAAGACCACCACGCTGCTGGCGATGATGGAGGCGATCAATGCGCAGGGTCGTTACGCCTGTGCGTATGCCAATATCGAGGGCGCCCAGGCGGCGCGTGGGAACGAGGAAAAAGGTATTCCGACCGTGTGCGCAGCCATTGCGGGCGCCATCCGGCACTACCTGAAAGATAAAACGGTATTCTCCTGGTTCAACCAGCATCGTGAACAGCCACCTCAGGACCAGCTCAAACAGATGCTGGAACACTGGAGCACCCGTAGTGAGCGCCCCACAGTGCTCTTTCTGGACGAAGTGGACGCCCTGGTGGGCGACACGCTGATCTCGCTGTTGCGCCAGATCCGCGCCGGCTACCCACAACGACCGGATGCCTTCCCCCAGAGCATCGTGCTGTGCGGCGTGCGCGACGTGCGGGATTATCGCCTGCACCAGGAAGGGGCCCAGGTGATCACCGGCGGCAGTGCCTTCAACATCAAGGCCGAGTCGCTGCGCATGGGCAACTTTATCGAAGACGAATGCCGGTCTCTCTGGCAGCAGCACACCGACGAGACAGGTCAGGCCTTTGATCCGGCCATCTTCCCGGAGCTATGGGAAGACACCCGTGGCCAGCCCTGGCTGGTGAACGCCCTGGGCTATGAACTCACCTGGCGCTTCAAGCCCGCCCGCGACCGCAGTCGGCCATTGTCCCTGGAGGACTACCGGGCCGCCCGGGAGGCCCTGATCCAGTCCCGAACCACGCACCTGGACCAGCTAACCGACAAACTGCGTGAACCCCGTGTGCAGGGGGTGATGCGTGCCCTGCTGTCGGGTCAGGACGAGGACCTGCAGGACATCAGTCCTGACGATCAGCAGTACGTGGAGGATCTGGGTCTGATCGAGACCCGGCCCCAGGTACGCATCAGCAACCGGATCTATCGAGAGGTGATCCCCAGGGACCTCACCTGGATCATGCAGACCCGCATCCCCAACCAGGAGCAGGGCTGGTACGTCACCCCAAAGGGGCACCTGGACATGCCGAAGTTGCTGCGTGCCTTCCAGCAGTTCTTCCGCGAACAGGCCGATGCCTGGCTGGAGCGCTTTGACTACAAGGAGGCGGGCCCGCAGTTGCTGATGCAGGCGTTCTTGCAGCGTATCGTCAATGGCGGTGGCCGCATCAGCCGGGAATATGGTCTGGGCCGCAAGCGCACGGATCTGTTCATTGAATGGCCGACCGACCCGGCCAGGGGTTTTCATGGGCCGATGCAGCGTATTGTCATCGAACTCAAGCTGCAGCGCGGCGCCCTGGAGGGGGTCATCAGCCAGGGTCTGGTCCAGACGGCATCGTATGCCAGTCAGGTGGGGGCCGATGAGGCCCACCTGGTGATCTTCAACCGAGATTCTAAGGTGACCTGGGAAGAGCGCATCTGGGAGACGGAGCGGACCGTGGAAGGGCGATGCATCCGGGTGTGGGGCACTTGA
- a CDS encoding transposase, whose product MTQPRASQICLDDTPWYHVVSRCVRRAFLCGQDSVTGNDYEHRRGWIEDRALGLASVFAIDVAAYAVMSNHYHLVLRVDAQRSRHWNDREVLSRWTRLFSGPEVVQRYLSDARETLSAAEVARAEEYADEYRGRLHDLSWFMRVLNESIARRANAEDKVRGRFWEGRFKSQALLDEQALLAAMSYVDLNPIRAGVCEGLEDSTYTAIGRRLSQPQEESMATRVGDAPPEREDAPPPLLHKANTNAPMNPAIISGIFNNEVLREESVLRALQPAPLMPFDGTGRFEAGIPFSWPDYVELTQTLGRCVHPTKRGRIPEGTPKLLQRLGMGTEAFIAHAFDLFHSFGSAIGAPASLVDLAARRQCRYLRGIRTARDMFGRDLSVAS is encoded by the coding sequence ATGACCCAACCCCGCGCCTCGCAAATCTGCCTTGATGACACGCCCTGGTATCACGTGGTGTCCCGCTGCGTGCGGCGGGCGTTTCTCTGTGGGCAGGATTCGGTCACCGGCAACGACTATGAGCACCGACGCGGGTGGATAGAGGACCGCGCCCTGGGGCTGGCTTCCGTGTTTGCCATCGATGTGGCCGCCTACGCGGTCATGAGCAACCACTACCACCTGGTATTGCGGGTGGATGCCCAGCGGTCGAGGCACTGGAATGACCGGGAGGTGCTGTCCCGCTGGACGCGCCTGTTCAGCGGCCCGGAGGTGGTGCAGCGCTATCTTTCGGATGCCCGGGAGACGCTTTCAGCGGCGGAGGTGGCTCGTGCCGAAGAATATGCCGACGAGTACCGCGGCCGGTTGCATGATCTTTCCTGGTTCATGCGGGTCTTGAACGAGTCCATTGCTCGCCGTGCCAACGCGGAGGACAAGGTGCGGGGGCGGTTCTGGGAGGGGCGTTTCAAGAGTCAGGCACTGCTGGACGAGCAGGCGTTGCTGGCCGCCATGAGCTATGTGGATTTGAATCCGATTCGGGCAGGGGTGTGTGAAGGCCTGGAGGACAGCACGTACACCGCCATCGGCCGCAGGTTGAGTCAACCTCAGGAAGAGAGCATGGCCACCCGGGTGGGTGATGCGCCGCCCGAGCGCGAGGATGCCCCCCCTCCCCTCCTTCACAAAGCCAATACGAACGCCCCCATGAACCCGGCCATCATCAGTGGCATCTTCAATAACGAGGTCCTGCGTGAGGAGAGTGTGCTGCGTGCGTTGCAGCCGGCTCCGCTGATGCCTTTTGACGGCACGGGGCGATTCGAGGCGGGTATCCCCTTCTCATGGCCGGATTATGTGGAACTGACGCAGACCCTGGGCCGCTGCGTTCACCCCACCAAACGGGGACGCATACCGGAAGGCACACCCAAGCTGCTGCAGCGCCTGGGAATGGGAACTGAGGCCTTTATCGCGCACGCTTTCGATCTGTTCCATTCTTTTGGATCGGCGATCGGGGCACCAGCGAGCCTGGTGGATCTGGCGGCGCGAAGACAGTGTCGGTATCTGCGGGGTATCCGGACTGCTCGAGATATGTTCGGGCGGGACCTTTCTGTTGCATCGTGA
- a CDS encoding ATP-binding protein yields MTTSSARRKLPVGIQGFAKIRTGGYYYVDKTPWLHQLTQEGSYYFLSRPRRFGKSLLLDTLKELFEANEPLFRGLYIHDRWDWQTRHPVIRLGFGDGVMSSRAALDERIQEMLREAAARLGVCLRNNSIAGRFGELIRRTHEHHGERVVVLIDEYDKPILDNITEPDTARQLREGLKNLYSVLKDADPHLRFCLLTGVSKFSKVSLFSGLNNLNDITLDKPYAPICGYTDEDLDTVFAPELPGLDRQQIRQWYNGYRWGDETTQAVYNPFDVLLLFQKREFRPYWFESATPSFLVNLLAERGLYTPRLEAMETEASLLGRFDVDDIATEALLFQTGYLTIHKVEQPITGYWLYTLGYPNREVESSLNQALLPALGLPRSGRETLTLFRALQAHDLKALETHLKSLFASLPHDWYRNNPIAQYEGHYASVFYSHLAALGLLIRVEDSTHMGRVDMALDFNGHIYLFEFKVVEQLPEGRALQQIKDKGYADKYQGQGKVIHLIGVEFSSEQRQIVAFEVETL; encoded by the coding sequence ATGACGACCTCATCTGCCCGCCGCAAACTTCCCGTAGGCATACAAGGGTTCGCCAAGATCCGCACGGGTGGCTATTACTACGTCGATAAAACCCCCTGGCTGCACCAACTCACCCAGGAGGGTAGTTATTACTTCCTCTCCCGCCCCCGCCGATTCGGCAAGAGCCTGCTACTGGACACCCTCAAGGAACTCTTCGAGGCCAATGAGCCGCTGTTCCGGGGCCTGTACATCCATGATCGTTGGGACTGGCAGACCAGGCATCCTGTCATCAGGCTGGGCTTCGGCGATGGGGTGATGAGCAGTCGTGCGGCTCTGGATGAGCGGATTCAGGAAATGCTTCGGGAGGCGGCCGCTCGTCTTGGGGTTTGCCTCAGGAATAACAGTATCGCCGGACGCTTCGGGGAACTGATACGTCGCACCCATGAACACCATGGCGAGCGTGTGGTCGTCCTCATTGATGAATACGACAAGCCCATCCTGGACAATATCACCGAGCCGGACACCGCCCGCCAACTCAGGGAAGGCCTGAAGAATCTCTATTCCGTCCTCAAGGACGCTGACCCCCACCTGCGTTTCTGCCTGCTTACGGGGGTGTCCAAGTTCAGCAAGGTGAGTCTGTTTTCCGGGCTCAACAACCTCAACGACATCACCCTGGATAAACCCTACGCCCCGATCTGTGGCTATACCGACGAAGACCTGGATACTGTCTTCGCCCCGGAGCTGCCTGGATTGGATCGCCAGCAGATCCGCCAGTGGTACAACGGCTATCGTTGGGGAGATGAGACCACCCAGGCGGTCTACAATCCCTTCGACGTCCTGCTGTTGTTCCAGAAACGAGAATTCCGCCCTTACTGGTTCGAGAGCGCCACCCCCAGTTTTCTGGTCAATCTGCTGGCGGAAAGGGGCCTGTACACCCCACGCCTGGAAGCCATGGAAACCGAAGCAAGCCTGCTCGGGCGTTTCGACGTGGACGACATCGCCACCGAGGCCCTGTTGTTCCAGACCGGCTATCTCACCATCCACAAGGTGGAACAACCCATCACCGGCTACTGGCTGTACACCCTGGGTTATCCCAACCGGGAAGTGGAATCCAGCCTCAACCAGGCCCTGCTGCCGGCCCTGGGTCTGCCGCGTTCAGGCCGGGAAACCCTCACCCTGTTCCGGGCCCTGCAGGCCCACGACCTCAAGGCCCTGGAAACCCATCTCAAATCCCTGTTCGCCAGCCTGCCCCACGACTGGTACCGCAACAACCCCATCGCCCAATACGAGGGCCACTATGCCAGCGTGTTCTACAGTCACCTGGCGGCGCTGGGGCTGCTGATCCGGGTGGAGGACTCCACCCACATGGGCCGGGTGGACATGGCCCTGGACTTCAATGGCCACATTTATCTGTTCGAGTTCAAGGTGGTGGAACAGCTCCCGGAGGGCAGGGCGCTACAGCAGATCAAGGACAAGGGCTACGCCGACAAATACCAGGGCCAGGGCAAGGTCATCCACCTGATTGGGGTGGAATTCTCCAGCGAACAGCGCCAGATCGTGGCGTTTGAGGTGGAAACCCTGTGA
- a CDS encoding ATP-binding protein, giving the protein MTTSSARRKLPIGVQSFAGIIREGYYYVDKTPYIDHLIEQGKYYFLSRPRRFGKSLLLDTLKELFEANEPLFRGLYIHDRWDWQTRHPVIRLGFGDGVMSSRAALDERIQEMLREEAARLGVCLRNNSIAGRFGELIRRTHEHHGERVVVLIDEYDKPILDNITEPDTARELREGLKNLYSVLKDADPHLRFCLLTGVSKFSKVSLFSGLNNLRDITLSSDYGPICGYTDEDVDTVFAPELPGLDRQQIRQWYNGYRWGDERQPSVYNPFDVLLLFQEREFRPYWFESATPSFLVKLLAERGLYTPRLEAMETEASLLGRFDVDDIATEALLFQTGYLTIHKVEQPITGYWLYTLGYPNREVESSLNQALLPALGLPRSGRETLTLFRALQAHDLKALETHLKSLFASLPHDWYRNNPIAQYEGHYASVFYSHLAALGLLIRVEDSTHMGRVDMALDFNGHIYLFEFKVVEQLPEGRALQQIKDKGYADKYQGQGKAIHLIGVEFSSEQRQIVAFEVETL; this is encoded by the coding sequence ATGACGACCTCATCTGCCCGCCGCAAACTTCCCATAGGTGTGCAGTCCTTCGCCGGAATCATACGCGAAGGCTATTACTATGTGGACAAGACCCCGTACATCGACCACTTGATCGAGCAGGGAAAATACTATTTTCTCTCCCGCCCCCGCCGCTTCGGCAAGAGCCTGCTGCTGGATACCCTCAAGGAACTCTTCGAGGCCAATGAGCCGCTGTTTAGGGGCCTGTACATCCATGATCGTTGGGATTGGCAGACCAGGCATCCTGTCATCAGGCTGGGCTTCGGCGATGGAGTGATGAGCAGTCGTGCGGCTCTGGATGAGCGGATTCAGGAAATGCTTCGGGAGGAGGCCGCTCGTCTTGGGGTTTGCCTCAGGAATAACAGTATTGCCGGACGCTTCGGGGAACTGATACGTCGCACCCATGAACACCACGGCGAGCGTGTGGTCGTCCTCATTGACGAATACGACAAGCCCATCCTGGACAATATCACCGAGCCGGACACCGCTCGCGAACTCAGGGAAGGCCTGAAGAACCTCTATTCCGTCCTCAAGGATGCTGACCCCCACCTGCGTTTCTGCCTGCTTACGGGGGTGTCCAAGTTCAGCAAGGTGAGCCTGTTCTCGGGGCTGAATAACCTGCGCGACATCACCCTCTCCAGTGATTACGGCCCCATCTGCGGCTACACCGACGAGGACGTGGACACCGTGTTTGCCCCAGAACTCCCCGGTCTGGATCGCCAGCAGATCCGCCAGTGGTACAACGGCTACCGCTGGGGCGATGAGCGCCAACCGTCGGTGTATAACCCCTTCGATGTCCTGCTGTTGTTCCAGGAACGGGAATTCCGCCCTTACTGGTTCGAGAGCGCCACCCCCAGTTTTCTGGTCAAGCTGCTGGCGGAAAGGGGCCTGTACACCCCACGCCTGGAAGCCATGGAGACCGAAGCAAGCCTGCTCGGGCGTTTCGACGTGGACGACATTGCCACCGAGGCCCTGTTGTTCCAGACCGGCTATCTCACCATCCACAAGGTGGAACAACCCATCACCGGCTACTGGCTGTACACGCTGGGTTATCCCAACCGGGAAGTGGAGTCCAGCCTCAACCAGGCCCTGCTGCCGGCCCTGGGCCTGCCCCGTTCAGGCCGGGAAACCCTCACCCTGTTCCGGGCCCTGCAGGCCCACGACCTCAAGGCCCTGGAAACCCATCTCAAATCCCTGTTCGCCAGCCTGCCCCACGACTGGTACCGCAACAACCCCATCGCCCAATACGAGGGGCACTATGCCAGCGTGTTCTACAGCCACCTGGCGGCGCTGGGGCTGCTGATCCGGGTGGAGGACTCCACCCACATGGGCCGGGTAGACATGGCCCTGGACTTCAATGGCCACATTTATCTGTTCGAGTTCAAGGTGGTGGAACAGCTCCCGGAGGGCAGGGCGCTACAGCAGATCAAGGACAAGGGCTACGCCGACAAATACCAGGGCCAGGGCAAGGCCATCCACCTGATTGGGGTGGAATTCTCCAGCGAACAGCGCCAGATCGTGGCGTTTGAGGTGGAAACCCTGTGA
- a CDS encoding ATP-binding protein, which produces MTAAERRILPIGIQSFSKLREGHYYYVDKTPLIHSMAKIGGYYFLSRPRRFGKSLLLDTLSCLFEGRKALFEGLYIHDKWDWRKTHPVIRISFADGVVQTREELDAHIWHQLKTQRERLELTQPPAAIISGEFSSLIRQAHARYGQGAVVLIDEYDKPILDNIRDPERARELREGLKNLYSVLKDADPHLHFVLLTGVSKFSKVSLFSGLNNLNDITLDAPFSTLCGYTDGDIDTVFARELPGLDRESIRRWYNGYRWGGQEVTSVYNPFDVLLLFQKRELGPYWFESATPTFLVDLLKERGVFTPALTAWHSRPALLSRFDVDDIATEALLFQTGYLTLKNIHKEVPNRPLYELGLPNQEVEISLNEALLPTLGLSDAVFDELVIRLPRLLKAADMAGLEAHMKALYAGLPHDWYRNNPIAQYEGHYASVFYSHFAALGVQVTVEDASHHGRVDMTVYFGGHIYVFEFKVVEQLPEGRALEQIKDKGYADKYRASGKPIHLVGVEFSSEQRQIVAFDVDTLGP; this is translated from the coding sequence GTGACCGCCGCCGAACGCCGGATACTGCCCATTGGCATCCAGTCTTTTAGCAAGCTGCGCGAGGGCCACTACTACTACGTGGACAAGACCCCCCTGATCCACTCCATGGCGAAGATCGGGGGGTACTACTTCCTCTCCCGCCCCCGCCGATTCGGCAAGAGCCTGCTGCTGGATACCTTGAGTTGCCTGTTCGAAGGCCGAAAGGCCCTGTTCGAAGGGCTGTACATCCATGATAAGTGGGACTGGCGGAAAACCCACCCGGTCATCCGCATCAGCTTTGCCGATGGCGTGGTCCAAACCCGTGAGGAACTGGATGCCCACATCTGGCACCAACTGAAAACTCAACGTGAAAGGCTGGAACTCACCCAACCACCGGCCGCGATCATCTCCGGTGAGTTTTCATCACTGATCCGTCAGGCTCACGCCCGCTATGGCCAGGGTGCCGTGGTCCTGATCGATGAATACGACAAGCCCATCCTGGACAATATTCGCGACCCCGAACGCGCCCGCGAACTGCGCGAGGGCCTCAAGAATCTCTACAGCGTGCTCAAGGACGCTGATCCCCATCTGCATTTCGTACTGCTCACGGGGGTATCCAAGTTCAGCAAGGTCAGCCTGTTCTCGGGGCTGAATAACCTCAACGACATTACCCTGGATGCCCCCTTCAGCACCCTCTGCGGCTATACCGACGGGGACATCGATACGGTGTTTGCCCGGGAGCTGCCTGGCCTTGACCGCGAATCCATCCGCCGATGGTACAACGGCTATCGCTGGGGTGGGCAGGAGGTCACGTCCGTTTACAACCCCTTTGACGTGCTGCTGCTGTTCCAGAAACGTGAACTCGGCCCCTACTGGTTCGAGAGCGCCACGCCGACCTTTCTTGTCGATCTACTCAAGGAGCGCGGCGTCTTCACCCCTGCACTCACCGCATGGCACAGTCGGCCGGCGCTGCTCAGCCGTTTCGACGTGGATGACATCGCCACCGAGGCCCTGCTGTTTCAGACAGGCTACCTCACCCTCAAGAACATTCATAAAGAGGTGCCCAACCGACCACTCTACGAACTGGGCCTCCCCAACCAGGAGGTGGAGATCAGCCTCAACGAGGCCCTGCTGCCCACGCTGGGACTCAGTGACGCGGTCTTTGATGAACTGGTCATCCGGTTGCCGCGCCTGCTGAAGGCCGCCGACATGGCGGGCCTTGAGGCCCACATGAAGGCCCTCTACGCTGGCCTGCCCCACGACTGGTATCGCAACAACCCTATTGCCCAATACGAGGGGCATTATGCCAGCGTGTTCTACAGCCACTTCGCCGCACTGGGCGTCCAGGTCACGGTGGAAGATGCCAGCCACCATGGGCGCGTGGACATGACCGTCTATTTCGGCGGTCACATCTATGTCTTTGAGTTCAAGGTGGTGGAGCAACTGCCCGAAGGCAGAGCCTTGGAGCAAATCAAGGACAAAGGCTATGCCGACAAGTATCGTGCCTCAGGCAAGCCCATTCACCTGGTCGGCGTGGAGTTTTCGAGCGAACAGCGGCAGATCGTGGCATTCGATGTGGACACTTTGGGGCCATAG